A genomic window from Gymnodinialimonas ceratoperidinii includes:
- a CDS encoding carnitine 3-dehydrogenase gives MKAAIIGGGVIGGGWAARFLLNGWDVVIHDPDPEAERKIGEVLENARRALPSLYDTALPSEGSLRFAKDLAEACSDADWVQESVPERLDIKHPILAQITELAPEHAVIGSSTSGFKPSELTAKGARVIVAHPFNPVYLLPLIELVGDADHCARAATVLETVGMYPLHVRKEIDAHIADRFLEAVWREALWLVKDGIATTEEIDEAIRMGFGLRWAQMGLFETYRVAGGEAGMKHFMAQFGPCLSWPWTKLMDVPEFTEELVDLIAGQSDAQSGHMSIRELERLRDDNLVGIMRALKHSGSGAGGVVARHEAALPRAEAPVTLDRQVPQAWTDYNGHMNETHYLEAGSKASDRFMEMVGADADYIASGLSYFTVENHVRYLDEVHAGDRLRAETRMLDGAGKKLHLFHTLYRGDGTAAATVESLLLHVDLTTRKTCLPGPAVAEALAKLAEAQADLPTPEGAGKVGR, from the coding sequence ATGAAAGCAGCAATCATCGGCGGTGGCGTCATCGGCGGCGGATGGGCCGCGCGGTTTCTCCTGAATGGATGGGACGTGGTGATCCACGACCCCGACCCGGAGGCCGAGCGCAAGATCGGCGAGGTGCTGGAAAACGCCCGCCGCGCCCTGCCCTCGCTCTACGATACTGCTTTGCCGTCCGAGGGCAGCCTGCGCTTCGCCAAGGATCTCGCCGAGGCCTGCTCCGACGCCGATTGGGTGCAGGAGAGCGTGCCCGAGCGGCTCGACATCAAGCACCCGATCCTCGCGCAGATCACCGAGCTTGCGCCCGAACACGCGGTCATCGGCTCCTCCACCAGCGGCTTCAAGCCCTCGGAGCTGACCGCGAAGGGCGCCCGCGTGATCGTCGCGCATCCGTTCAACCCGGTCTACCTGCTGCCGCTGATCGAGCTGGTGGGCGACGCCGACCACTGCGCCCGCGCGGCGACGGTGCTCGAGACCGTGGGGATGTATCCGCTTCACGTCCGCAAGGAAATCGACGCTCACATCGCCGACCGTTTCCTCGAAGCCGTCTGGCGCGAGGCGCTCTGGCTGGTGAAGGACGGCATCGCCACGACGGAGGAGATCGACGAGGCGATCCGCATGGGCTTCGGCTTGCGGTGGGCGCAGATGGGCCTGTTCGAGACCTACCGCGTCGCCGGGGGCGAGGCGGGCATGAAGCATTTCATGGCGCAGTTTGGCCCCTGCCTGTCCTGGCCCTGGACCAAGCTGATGGACGTGCCAGAGTTCACCGAGGAACTGGTCGACCTGATCGCCGGCCAATCCGACGCGCAATCGGGCCACATGAGCATCCGCGAGTTGGAACGCCTGCGCGACGACAACCTCGTGGGCATCATGCGCGCGCTGAAGCATTCCGGCTCCGGCGCGGGCGGCGTGGTCGCGCGCCATGAAGCGGCACTGCCACGGGCCGAGGCCCCGGTGACGCTCGACCGGCAGGTGCCGCAGGCCTGGACTGACTACAACGGCCACATGAACGAGACCCACTACCTCGAAGCGGGCTCGAAGGCCTCGGACCGGTTCATGGAGATGGTGGGCGCCGATGCGGACTACATCGCCTCGGGGCTGAGCTATTTCACGGTGGAAAACCACGTCCGCTACCTCGACGAGGTGCACGCGGGCGACCGGCTGCGCGCCGAGACGCGGATGCTGGACGGTGCGGGCAAGAAGCTGCACCTCTTCCACACGCTCTATCGCGGTGACGGCACGGCTGCGGCGACGGTGGAAAGCCTGCTGCTGCACGTCGACCTCACCACCCGCAAGACCTGCCTTCCCGGCCCGGCGGTGGCCGAGGCGCTGGCGAAACTTGCCGAAGCGCAGGCCGATCTCCCGACCCCGGAAGGCGCGGGCAAGGTCGGACGCTAA
- a CDS encoding lipocalin family protein: MRLPLYGLLPALFAIASCGAVIGPSYRDDSVTIASSASFDASRYVGRWYEVARYPNPFQADCPGAIADYALTETPGVLSVTNTCLDAAGRAVDTISGTATDEGLGRLSVRLEGVPVAAPYWVLWVDEGYRTAVVGAPNGRVGWILNREPEIPSDRLAAAREVLDFNGYDLAPLTRSVTP, from the coding sequence ATGAGGCTTCCGCTTTACGGGCTGCTCCCGGCGCTGTTCGCTATCGCGTCCTGCGGGGCTGTCATCGGGCCGAGTTACCGCGATGACAGCGTGACGATCGCCTCCTCGGCCAGTTTCGATGCGTCCCGCTATGTCGGGCGCTGGTACGAGGTGGCGCGCTATCCGAACCCGTTTCAGGCCGATTGCCCCGGTGCCATCGCCGACTACGCCCTGACCGAAACGCCGGGCGTGCTGAGCGTGACGAATACCTGCCTCGATGCTGCGGGCCGCGCGGTCGACACGATCTCCGGCACCGCCACGGACGAGGGGCTTGGCCGCCTCTCGGTCCGGCTGGAGGGCGTGCCGGTGGCAGCGCCCTACTGGGTGCTCTGGGTCGACGAAGGCTACCGCACCGCCGTGGTTGGCGCCCCCAATGGCCGGGTCGGCTGGATCCTGAACCGCGAGCCGGAGATCCCTTCCGACCGTCTCGCCGCGGCACGCGAAGTGCTTGATTTCAACGGCTATGACCTGGCCCCTCTGACGCGGAGTGTGACCCCATGA
- a CDS encoding 3-keto-5-aminohexanoate cleavage protein — translation MPLTMNKDVFITCAVTGSGSTQDRSPHVPRSPQQIAESAIDAAKAGAAVVHCHVRDPESGTPSRDLAYYREVTERIRDADVDVVLNLTAGMGGDITFGSTEAPFPVNEAGTDMVGAAERVAHIADCLPEICTLDCGTMNFAEADYVMTNTPGMLRAMGQMMTDLGVKPEIEAFDTGHLWFAKELVKEGVLDSPALVQLCMGVPWGAPDDLNTFMAMVNNVPDDWTFSAFALGRNQMAYVAASVLAGGNVRVGLEDNLWLEKGVLATNAQLVERAVGIIEGMGAKIIGPDQVRENLGLTKQAPR, via the coding sequence ATGCCACTGACCATGAACAAAGACGTCTTCATCACCTGCGCCGTGACCGGCTCGGGCTCGACCCAGGACCGCAGCCCCCACGTGCCGCGCTCGCCGCAGCAGATCGCCGAGAGCGCCATCGACGCGGCAAAGGCTGGCGCGGCCGTGGTCCATTGCCACGTGCGCGATCCCGAAAGCGGCACGCCCTCGCGCGACCTCGCCTATTACCGCGAGGTGACGGAGCGCATTCGCGACGCTGACGTCGATGTGGTCCTGAACCTCACCGCCGGCATGGGCGGCGACATCACCTTCGGCTCCACCGAGGCGCCCTTCCCGGTCAACGAGGCGGGCACCGACATGGTGGGCGCGGCCGAGCGCGTGGCCCACATCGCCGACTGCTTGCCCGAGATCTGCACGCTCGACTGTGGCACGATGAACTTCGCCGAGGCCGACTATGTGATGACCAACACCCCCGGCATGTTGCGGGCCATGGGGCAGATGATGACCGATCTCGGCGTGAAGCCCGAGATCGAGGCTTTCGACACCGGCCACCTGTGGTTTGCCAAGGAGTTGGTGAAGGAGGGCGTGCTCGACAGCCCGGCGCTGGTGCAGCTTTGCATGGGCGTGCCATGGGGCGCGCCGGACGATCTGAACACCTTCATGGCGATGGTGAACAACGTGCCCGATGACTGGACCTTCTCGGCCTTCGCGCTCGGGCGCAACCAGATGGCCTATGTCGCGGCCTCGGTGCTGGCAGGCGGCAACGTCCGCGTCGGGCTGGAGGATAACCTCTGGCTGGAGAAGGGCGTGCTGGCGACCAACGCGCAGCTGGTGGAGCGTGCCGTGGGCATCATCGAGGGGATGGGGGCAAAGATCATCGGACCGGATCAAGTCCGCGAGAACCTTGGCCTGACGAAACAGGCGCCGCGATGA
- a CDS encoding carnitinyl-CoA dehydratase: MTDTPIKTARRGHILEVTLDRGKANAIDLQTSRLMGEVFTDFRDDPDLRVAIVTGAGEKFFCPGWDLKAAADGDAVDGDYGVGGFGGLQELRGLNKPVIAAINGICCGGGLELALGADIIMAAEHATFALPEIRSGTVADAASIKLPKRIPYHIAMEMLFTGRWLDAEEAARWGLINRIVPAEDLMDQAREMAELLASGPPLVYAAIKEVVREAEDMKFQDALNKITKSQFETVEKLYRSEDQLEGARAFAEKRDPVWKGR; the protein is encoded by the coding sequence ATGACCGATACGCCGATCAAGACCGCCCGCCGCGGCCATATCCTCGAGGTCACGCTGGATCGTGGCAAAGCCAATGCGATCGATTTGCAGACCAGCCGGCTCATGGGTGAGGTGTTTACGGACTTCCGCGATGATCCCGACTTGCGCGTCGCCATCGTCACCGGCGCGGGCGAGAAGTTCTTCTGCCCCGGTTGGGACCTGAAGGCCGCCGCCGATGGCGATGCCGTGGATGGCGACTACGGCGTCGGCGGTTTCGGCGGGCTGCAGGAATTGCGCGGGCTCAACAAGCCGGTGATCGCGGCGATCAACGGGATCTGCTGTGGCGGCGGGTTGGAACTGGCCTTGGGTGCCGACATCATCATGGCCGCCGAGCACGCGACCTTTGCCTTGCCGGAAATCCGCTCAGGGACGGTGGCGGATGCCGCCTCGATCAAGCTGCCCAAGCGCATCCCCTATCACATCGCCATGGAGATGCTGTTCACCGGGCGCTGGCTCGATGCAGAAGAGGCGGCCCGGTGGGGCCTGATCAACCGGATCGTTCCGGCCGAGGACCTCATGGATCAGGCCCGCGAGATGGCCGAGCTTCTCGCGAGCGGGCCGCCGCTGGTCTATGCCGCGATCAAGGAAGTCGTGCGCGAGGCCGAGGACATGAAGTTTCAGGACGCGCTCAACAAGATCACCAAGAGCCAGTTTGAAACCGTCGAGAAGCTCTATCGCTCTGAGGATCAGCTAGAAGGCGCGCGTGCTTTTGCCGAGAAACGCGATCCGGTCTGGAAGGGCCGCTAA
- a CDS encoding acetate--CoA ligase family protein has protein sequence MKEGRSLDRLLRPGSIAVIGGGAWCESVIRECRKIGFEGEIWPVHPTKPAVAGVDAFASVAELPGAPDAAFVGVNRHATVEVIAALASRGAGGAICFASGFSEAVEELAGADDLQASLLDAAGDMPILGPNCYGLVNALDGVALWPDHHGTLPVARGVALVTQSSNIAINLTMQTRGLPLAYVVTAGNQAQTDLAQIGMALLDDPRVTALGLHIEGIRDIRALEALAEKARAMGKPVVALKVGASDQAQAATVSHTASLAGSDAGARALLARLGIGQVSGLPALLEVLKLLHVTGPLPSNRIASMSCSGGEACLMADTAMAHDVVYPGLSESQRTALRAALGPKVALANPLDYHTYIWADRAAMAACFTAMMDESLALGLVVLDFPRPDRCPAPDWDLVIDAISDAQAASGRPIAVLSSLPDTMPEATARALIDRGIVPLSGFTDALEAVAVAARLHARTAHDPVLLPGPEGATDVLGEADGKACLAAHGVEIPQARLVETPEDAEAAAASIGGSIALKGVGFAHKTEAGAVRLNLSAETIGDAARAMGAGSFLVEEMIDGPAIELLIGVTRDPAHGFVLTLGAGGTLTEILDDTTHLLLPCTEDDISVALSRLRLAPRLAGYRAAPPADVAAIVRAVLAVQDYVIAEAADTFEVEINPLLCTPNRAVAVDALIRKRETP, from the coding sequence ATGAAGGAGGGGCGTTCCTTGGATCGGTTGCTGCGACCCGGATCGATCGCCGTGATCGGCGGTGGCGCATGGTGCGAGAGCGTCATCCGTGAGTGCCGCAAGATCGGCTTTGAGGGGGAAATCTGGCCTGTGCACCCGACGAAGCCGGCGGTAGCCGGCGTGGATGCTTTCGCCTCGGTTGCCGAACTGCCCGGGGCGCCTGATGCTGCCTTCGTTGGCGTCAATCGTCATGCCACCGTCGAGGTCATTGCGGCGCTCGCGTCTCGTGGCGCGGGCGGGGCGATCTGTTTTGCCTCGGGCTTCAGCGAAGCGGTGGAAGAACTGGCCGGTGCCGATGATCTGCAGGCGTCCTTGCTGGATGCGGCGGGTGACATGCCGATCCTGGGGCCGAACTGCTACGGTTTGGTCAATGCTCTCGACGGTGTGGCGCTATGGCCGGATCATCATGGCACGCTGCCGGTCGCGCGTGGCGTCGCGCTGGTGACGCAATCGTCGAATATCGCGATCAACCTGACCATGCAGACCCGTGGCCTGCCTCTGGCCTATGTGGTCACCGCGGGAAATCAGGCGCAGACGGACCTGGCCCAGATCGGCATGGCGCTGCTGGATGATCCGCGCGTCACGGCGCTTGGACTGCATATCGAGGGTATTCGGGACATCCGGGCCTTGGAGGCTCTCGCAGAGAAGGCGCGGGCGATGGGCAAGCCTGTGGTGGCGCTGAAGGTGGGCGCCTCGGACCAGGCCCAGGCGGCGACGGTTTCGCACACGGCCTCCCTCGCGGGGAGCGATGCCGGAGCGCGCGCCTTGCTGGCGCGGCTTGGGATCGGCCAGGTCAGTGGCCTGCCTGCCTTGTTGGAGGTTCTGAAGCTGCTGCATGTCACCGGGCCGTTGCCGTCCAACAGGATCGCGTCCATGTCGTGCTCTGGTGGTGAGGCCTGTCTCATGGCTGACACGGCGATGGCGCATGATGTCGTCTATCCAGGCCTCTCGGAATCGCAGCGAACCGCCCTGCGCGCGGCGCTCGGACCCAAGGTGGCCCTGGCCAACCCGTTGGATTACCACACCTATATCTGGGCGGACCGCGCAGCCATGGCGGCTTGTTTCACCGCCATGATGGACGAGAGCCTGGCGCTCGGGCTCGTGGTGCTCGATTTTCCGCGACCGGACCGGTGCCCTGCGCCGGATTGGGACCTTGTCATCGACGCGATCTCCGACGCGCAGGCGGCCTCGGGGCGGCCCATCGCGGTGCTCTCAAGCCTGCCGGACACGATGCCCGAGGCAACGGCGCGGGCGCTCATCGACCGTGGGATCGTGCCGCTCTCTGGCTTCACGGACGCATTGGAGGCGGTCGCCGTTGCGGCGAGACTGCACGCGCGCACCGCGCATGATCCGGTGCTGCTGCCGGGGCCGGAAGGGGCAACCGACGTGCTTGGCGAGGCAGATGGCAAGGCATGCCTCGCCGCACATGGGGTCGAGATCCCGCAGGCTCGCTTGGTCGAGACGCCGGAAGACGCCGAAGCGGCCGCCGCCTCGATCGGCGGCAGCATCGCCCTCAAGGGTGTCGGCTTCGCGCATAAGACGGAAGCGGGCGCCGTGCGCCTGAACCTGAGCGCCGAAACAATCGGGGATGCGGCGCGTGCCATGGGCGCCGGCTCATTTCTTGTAGAAGAAATGATCGACGGGCCGGCGATCGAATTGCTGATCGGCGTCACCCGCGATCCCGCCCACGGCTTCGTCCTGACCCTTGGCGCCGGCGGCACCCTGACCGAGATCCTTGACGACACGACACATCTGTTGTTGCCCTGCACCGAAGACGACATCAGCGTCGCCCTGTCGCGCCTGCGCCTCGCGCCGCGGCTGGCGGGGTATCGTGCCGCGCCGCCCGCCGATGTGGCGGCGATTGTCCGCGCAGTCCTTGCCGTGCAGGACTACGTCATAGCCGAGGCGGCGGATACCTTCGAGGTGGAGATCAACCCGCTGCTTTGCACACCCAACCGCGCCGTCGCCGTCGATGCGCTTATCCGAAAAAGGGAGACACCATGA
- a CDS encoding acyl-CoA dehydrogenase family protein has translation MDFGLSPEQEMIVSTVRSFVEKEIYPHEAEVERNAHVPLELGQEIKQKVIDLGFYACNFPESVGGAGLSHLDFTLVERELGRGSMALTHFFGRPQNILMACEGEQVEKYLLPAVRGERMDALAMTEPDAGSDVRGMKCSAVRDGGDWVVNGSKHFISGAEHADFFIVFVATGVDETPRGPKKRITCFLVDRGHPGFEVRDGYNSVSHKGYKNCILSFDDCRLPDAQVLGEVDGGFAVMNEWLYATRLTVTAFSVGRARRCFDMALEYAAERKQFGQPIAKFQGVSFQVADMITEIDAADFLTLAGAWRLDQNLPANREIASAKVYATEMLARVTDTTLQIFGGMGLMDDFPIERFWRDARVERIWDGTSEIQRHIISRDLFRPLGA, from the coding sequence ATGGATTTCGGCCTCAGCCCAGAACAAGAGATGATCGTCTCCACCGTCCGCAGCTTCGTGGAGAAGGAGATCTACCCCCACGAGGCCGAGGTGGAGCGCAACGCCCATGTGCCGCTGGAGCTTGGTCAGGAGATCAAGCAGAAGGTCATCGACCTCGGGTTCTACGCCTGCAACTTTCCCGAAAGCGTCGGCGGCGCGGGGCTGTCTCACCTCGATTTCACGCTGGTGGAGCGTGAGTTGGGGCGCGGGTCGATGGCGTTGACGCATTTCTTCGGCCGCCCGCAGAACATCCTGATGGCCTGCGAAGGGGAGCAGGTTGAGAAGTACCTCCTGCCCGCCGTGCGGGGCGAGCGGATGGACGCGCTGGCGATGACCGAGCCGGATGCGGGCTCGGACGTGCGCGGCATGAAATGCAGCGCGGTGCGCGACGGTGGTGATTGGGTCGTCAACGGCTCCAAACATTTCATCTCGGGCGCGGAGCACGCGGATTTCTTCATCGTCTTCGTTGCCACCGGCGTGGACGAGACCCCGCGCGGACCGAAGAAACGGATCACCTGTTTCCTCGTGGATCGCGGGCATCCGGGGTTCGAGGTCCGCGACGGCTACAATTCCGTCAGCCACAAGGGTTACAAGAACTGCATCCTGAGCTTCGACGATTGCCGCCTGCCCGACGCGCAGGTTCTGGGCGAGGTCGACGGCGGCTTCGCGGTGATGAACGAATGGCTCTACGCCACCCGCCTGACGGTTACCGCTTTCAGCGTCGGCCGCGCCCGGCGCTGCTTCGACATGGCGCTGGAATATGCGGCGGAGCGCAAGCAGTTCGGCCAGCCGATCGCGAAATTCCAGGGCGTCAGCTTCCAGGTCGCGGACATGATCACCGAGATCGACGCCGCCGATTTCCTGACCCTTGCCGGCGCCTGGCGGCTGGACCAGAACCTGCCGGCGAACCGCGAGATCGCCTCGGCCAAGGTCTACGCGACCGAGATGCTCGCGCGGGTGACGGACACCACGCTGCAAATCTTTGGCGGCATGGGGTTGATGGATGACTTCCCCATCGAGCGGTTCTGGCGCGATGCGAGGGTCGAGCGGATCTGGGACGGCACCAGCGAAATTCAGCGGCACATCATCAGCCGCGACCTTTTCCGTCCGTTGGGCGCGTGA
- a CDS encoding GlxA family transcriptional regulator gives MLLFDGFSNLCLANAVEPLRAANTLARRELYQWSFLSLTEAPIHSSSGLPVQATPLSSLLSGAYLFAMPSYGFEALATPATARALRAASKRFETLVGLDTGAYLLAAAGLLDGRRATCHWDTLPQAAETFPEVDFTEDRFVIDGDRVSCGGATTTLELMLELIERRHGAALSLEVAALFMYGERAPSVPPDRLFPSHRTVKAAAALMRRHVEDPLQIDALAAKLHLTRRALELAFRDHAGLSPGALYRSIRLAEARRRLEQTRDSVAEVALRSGYRDATAMTRAFKAEFGITPSAARAAVKTEGSAQTGRRSEGR, from the coding sequence ATGCTTCTGTTTGACGGGTTCTCGAACCTCTGTCTCGCCAATGCGGTGGAGCCTCTGCGCGCGGCCAATACCTTGGCGCGGCGCGAGCTCTACCAATGGAGTTTCCTGTCGCTGACCGAGGCACCGATCCACTCGTCCAGCGGCCTGCCGGTGCAGGCGACGCCGCTGTCCTCGCTGCTGTCGGGTGCCTATCTCTTCGCGATGCCAAGCTACGGCTTCGAGGCTCTGGCGACGCCTGCGACCGCGCGTGCCTTGCGGGCGGCGTCGAAACGGTTCGAGACGCTCGTGGGCCTCGACACCGGTGCCTATCTGCTGGCCGCCGCGGGCCTTTTGGACGGACGGCGCGCGACCTGCCATTGGGATACGCTGCCGCAGGCGGCCGAGACGTTTCCGGAGGTCGATTTCACCGAGGACCGCTTCGTGATCGACGGGGACCGCGTCAGTTGCGGGGGCGCGACGACGACGCTGGAACTGATGCTGGAGTTGATCGAGCGGCGTCACGGCGCGGCGCTCTCGCTCGAGGTGGCGGCGCTGTTCATGTATGGCGAGAGGGCGCCTTCCGTCCCGCCGGATCGCCTGTTTCCCTCCCATCGGACGGTCAAGGCGGCGGCGGCCCTCATGCGGCGCCATGTGGAAGACCCCCTGCAGATCGACGCGCTCGCCGCCAAGCTGCACCTCACCCGCCGTGCGCTGGAGCTGGCGTTTCGCGACCACGCCGGCCTGTCACCCGGCGCGCTTTATCGCAGCATCCGATTGGCCGAGGCGCGGCGGCGGCTGGAGCAGACCCGCGACAGCGTGGCAGAGGTGGCCTTGCGCTCGGGCTACCGCGATGCGACGGCTATGACACGCGCCTTCAAGGCGGAATTCGGGATCACACCATCGGCCGCGCGGGCGGCGGTGAAGACAGAAGGCTCGGCACAGACCGGGCGCAGATCGGAGGGGCGATGA
- a CDS encoding 5-guanidino-2-oxopentanoate decarboxylase, whose amino-acid sequence MKRTVGEVLITLLERRGVDTIFGIPGVHTVEMYRGLDGSPIRHITPRHEQSAGFMADGYARATGKPGVCLLITGPGVTNAITPMAQARADSIPMLVISGVNRAETFGQEEGFLHELPDQQAMMAQVAVLSQTLHRGEDLERVVDRAFAAMTTGRPGPVHIEVPLDVMKQQIETPPERAAVETRRSPDAGEISDAAARLSAAKRPMILAGGGAVGAAEAIRSLAEALDAPVVTTTNARGVLGGHPLCIPASPSLPSVRQLMAEADAVLAIGTQFGRTDYDMYEDGKAPALSDLIRVDCDAVQITRGRLPDLAIVSDAHAAVSALVEAVTPRASEAAGAWLAETARKDALAELSAEYLSHIDVIDTITKALPDSRIVGDSTQVIYAGNMYADISQPRGWFNAATGYGALGYGPSAAIGAALGGAATPTVCITGDGGLQFCLSELGTAVDEETPVIFVVWNNHGYQEIERYMVDNQIVPEGVKPSAPDFVAVARAYGMAAERIEGEAGLADALARAAATGKSYLIEMIVP is encoded by the coding sequence ATGAAACGTACGGTAGGTGAGGTGTTGATCACCCTGTTGGAGCGGCGCGGCGTCGACACCATCTTCGGCATTCCCGGCGTGCACACGGTCGAGATGTATCGCGGGCTCGACGGGTCGCCCATTCGCCATATCACTCCGCGCCACGAGCAGAGCGCGGGCTTCATGGCCGACGGCTACGCCCGCGCCACCGGCAAGCCCGGCGTCTGCCTGTTGATCACCGGTCCCGGCGTCACGAACGCGATCACGCCGATGGCGCAGGCCCGCGCCGACAGCATCCCGATGCTGGTGATCTCCGGCGTCAATCGCGCCGAGACATTCGGACAGGAGGAAGGGTTCCTCCACGAACTTCCCGACCAGCAAGCGATGATGGCGCAGGTCGCGGTTCTGTCGCAGACGCTGCACAGGGGCGAAGACCTCGAGCGGGTCGTGGACCGAGCCTTCGCGGCGATGACGACGGGTCGCCCCGGCCCCGTCCATATCGAGGTGCCGCTCGACGTGATGAAGCAACAGATCGAGACGCCGCCTGAGCGCGCGGCGGTCGAGACGCGTCGGAGCCCGGACGCGGGCGAGATCTCTGACGCGGCCGCCCGGCTGAGCGCAGCAAAACGCCCGATGATCCTTGCAGGGGGCGGCGCGGTGGGCGCGGCGGAGGCGATCCGGTCACTGGCAGAGGCGCTCGACGCGCCCGTCGTGACCACAACCAACGCGCGGGGCGTTCTGGGCGGCCACCCGCTTTGCATTCCCGCCAGCCCGTCTCTGCCCTCCGTGCGGCAATTGATGGCCGAGGCCGACGCCGTGCTCGCCATTGGCACGCAATTCGGGCGCACCGATTATGACATGTATGAAGATGGCAAGGCTCCGGCCCTCTCCGACCTGATCCGCGTGGATTGCGATGCCGTCCAGATCACCCGCGGTCGCCTGCCGGACCTCGCTATCGTCTCCGACGCCCACGCGGCCGTCTCGGCGCTGGTTGAAGCGGTCACCCCGCGCGCGTCAGAGGCCGCGGGCGCGTGGTTGGCGGAAACGGCGCGGAAGGATGCTCTGGCGGAGCTGTCGGCGGAATATCTCAGCCATATCGACGTCATCGACACCATTACGAAGGCGCTGCCCGACAGCCGGATCGTGGGCGACAGCACGCAGGTGATCTATGCGGGCAACATGTACGCCGACATCAGCCAGCCCCGCGGTTGGTTCAACGCGGCGACGGGATATGGCGCCTTGGGTTATGGCCCTTCGGCCGCGATCGGGGCGGCGCTGGGCGGGGCCGCCACGCCGACCGTTTGCATCACTGGCGACGGCGGTCTGCAATTCTGCCTGTCCGAGCTGGGTACGGCGGTTGACGAGGAAACGCCGGTGATCTTCGTGGTGTGGAACAACCACGGCTATCAGGAGATCGAGCGCTACATGGTCGACAACCAGATCGTGCCGGAAGGGGTAAAGCCCTCGGCACCGGATTTCGTCGCGGTGGCCCGCGCCTATGGCATGGCGGCGGAGCGGATCGAGGGAGAGGCGGGCCTTGCCGACGCGCTTGCCCGCGCTGCCGCCACGGGCAAGTCCTACCTGATCGAGATGATCGTCCCGTAG